The following coding sequences are from one Enterococcus sp. 4G2_DIV0659 window:
- a CDS encoding winged helix-turn-helix transcriptional regulator, whose product MDQVKTTDFSLCPKFEKAFAILGKKWNGLIIDVLLERGPQRFGELRQKIPELSDRVLVERLKELEAEGIITKAVRCDESSRLEYFLTNKGKDLQQAMEQIQYWAEKWVTAEECS is encoded by the coding sequence ATGGATCAAGTAAAAACAACAGATTTTTCATTATGCCCCAAATTCGAGAAAGCTTTTGCGATTTTAGGAAAAAAATGGAATGGTTTGATCATTGATGTTTTGTTGGAAAGAGGTCCTCAACGATTTGGTGAGTTAAGACAAAAAATTCCTGAACTTAGCGATCGAGTATTAGTTGAGCGTTTAAAAGAACTTGAAGCTGAAGGAATCATCACAAAAGCAGTTCGATGCGATGAGAGCAGCCGTCTAGAATATTTCCTCACGAATAAAGGAAAAGACCTACAGCAAGCAATGGAACAAATTCAGTACTGGGCAGAAAAATGGGTAACAGCAGAAGAATGCAGTTGA
- the pheS gene encoding phenylalanine--tRNA ligase subunit alpha, whose product MTLKAQLEALRDETLTNIKNVVDLKALNQIRVETLGKKGPITEVLRGMKDLSAEERPVVGSFANEIRDLLTEALEARKEVLETAALNVALAKETIDVTLPGKQTTHGTRHVLSQVMEEMEDIFVGMGYQVVEGYEVESDHYNFERMNLPKDHPARDMQDTFYISDEILIRTHTSPVQARTMEKHDFSKGALRMISPGKVFRRDTDDATHSHQFHQIEGLVIDKNITMGDLKGTLEVVMKKMFGEDRKIRLRPSYFPFTEPSVEVDVSCFKCGGSGCNVCKQTGWIEILGAGMVHPDVLKMSGIDPNEYSGFAFGLGPDRVAMLRYGVNDIRNFYQNDLRFLNQFKVKE is encoded by the coding sequence ATGACATTAAAAGCTCAATTAGAAGCTTTAAGAGATGAAACCTTGACGAATATTAAAAATGTAGTCGATCTTAAAGCTTTAAATCAAATCAGAGTAGAAACACTAGGAAAAAAAGGACCTATCACAGAAGTGCTAAGAGGAATGAAAGACTTGTCTGCAGAAGAACGTCCAGTTGTAGGAAGTTTTGCAAATGAGATTAGAGATTTATTAACTGAAGCGCTTGAAGCACGCAAAGAAGTGTTGGAGACAGCAGCTCTGAATGTAGCATTAGCAAAAGAAACGATTGATGTGACTTTACCAGGAAAACAAACAACGCATGGTACGCGTCATGTGTTATCTCAAGTAATGGAAGAAATGGAAGATATTTTTGTCGGCATGGGTTATCAAGTTGTCGAAGGCTACGAAGTAGAATCTGATCACTATAATTTTGAACGGATGAATTTACCTAAAGATCATCCAGCTCGGGACATGCAGGATACATTTTATATCTCAGATGAGATTTTGATTCGTACGCATACATCACCTGTGCAAGCAAGAACAATGGAAAAGCATGATTTTTCAAAAGGGGCATTACGGATGATTTCTCCTGGGAAAGTATTCCGTCGAGATACCGACGATGCTACCCATAGTCACCAGTTCCACCAAATCGAAGGATTAGTAATCGATAAAAATATTACAATGGGTGATCTAAAAGGAACCCTTGAAGTTGTGATGAAAAAAATGTTTGGTGAAGACCGTAAGATTCGTCTTCGTCCTAGTTATTTCCCATTCACAGAACCGTCCGTTGAAGTAGATGTTAGTTGCTTTAAATGCGGTGGTTCAGGCTGTAACGTATGTAAACAAACAGGGTGGATAGAAATTTTAGGTGCCGGTATGGTTCATCCAGATGTTTTAAAAATGTCAGGAATCGATCCTAACGAATATAGCGGATTTGCTTTTGGTTTAGGCCCAGATCGAGTGGCAATGCTACGTTATGGTGTGAATGATATTCGTAATTTCTATCAAAATGATTTGCGTTTCTTAAATCAGTTCAAGGTAAAGGAGTAA
- the pheT gene encoding phenylalanine--tRNA ligase subunit beta codes for MLVSYKWLSEYLDLSKISAKELSDQMSLTGIEVEGVEVPQEGLKKIVVGEVKECIPHPNSDHLSICQVDIGEEELSQIVCGAPNVKVGIKVIVALPGSRIAGNQKIKKGKMRGEVSNGMICSLQELGYSDNVIPKAYSEGIYYMPQEAVNGTDVFSYLDMDDQIIELSITPNRADALSMRGVAYEVGAIYRQTPHFNDQPLKEDSSETATEYISVEVEDEKDVPAYQIRIIKDVKIAESPLWLQTRLMNEGIRPINNVVDVTNYILLLFGQPLHAFDYDKLDSKNILVRRGKSGEELVTLDGESRKLSDENIVITNGSVPVALAGVMGGANSEITDGTTTVALESALFDSLAVRKASKEFNLRSESSSRFEKGINHATVGEASDVAAAMIANLAGGTVVSGKSIGSELTIEDVKVSVTISRINDYLGTELDQATVSEIFESLGFSFTLEQEKYNVTIPPRRWDITIEADLIEEVARIYGYDNLPSTLPKGETVAGSLTSGQLLVRKIKNVLEGCGASEAISYALTTEEKSRQFMMKESQTTRLQWPMSEERSVLRMNLISGLLDDVSYNVARKNSTVALYEIGRVFYQENDPQKELPREENHLGIALSGNQAIKDWQTKEEPVDFYTLKGILNVLFEAVGIEAKISYEATKENKELHPGRTALVKLNETVIGFIGQVHPTVAKEYEVPETYVAELNLQAIIEAENDALVYQQISKFPAISRDIALLVDESVTNQTLVETISKNAGKFLQSIHLFDVYQGENIAEGKKSMGYSLTFVNAEATLVDEEINQSLEKVEKALVEQFDVTIR; via the coding sequence ATGTTAGTTTCTTATAAATGGTTAAGTGAATATTTAGACCTATCTAAAATTTCCGCAAAAGAATTATCTGATCAAATGTCTTTGACAGGTATTGAAGTTGAAGGTGTTGAAGTACCGCAAGAAGGGTTGAAAAAAATAGTAGTTGGAGAAGTGAAGGAATGCATTCCCCATCCAAATTCAGATCATCTATCGATTTGCCAAGTAGATATTGGTGAAGAAGAACTATCACAAATCGTATGCGGTGCGCCCAATGTGAAAGTCGGTATCAAAGTTATCGTTGCGCTGCCAGGTTCTAGGATCGCTGGGAATCAGAAAATCAAAAAAGGGAAAATGAGAGGCGAAGTCTCAAATGGTATGATTTGTTCTTTGCAAGAATTAGGATATTCAGATAATGTGATTCCTAAAGCTTATTCAGAGGGGATTTATTATATGCCTCAAGAGGCAGTCAATGGTACAGATGTCTTTTCTTATTTAGATATGGATGACCAAATCATTGAGTTGTCAATCACGCCTAATCGAGCGGATGCATTGAGTATGCGTGGCGTTGCCTATGAAGTAGGTGCTATCTATCGTCAAACACCTCACTTCAATGATCAACCATTAAAAGAAGATTCCAGTGAGACAGCTACAGAGTATATATCTGTAGAAGTAGAGGATGAAAAAGATGTTCCGGCTTATCAAATCAGAATCATCAAGGATGTAAAAATTGCGGAAAGTCCTTTGTGGCTGCAAACCCGTTTGATGAATGAAGGGATTCGTCCAATCAATAATGTTGTTGACGTAACAAATTACATTCTTTTGTTATTTGGACAGCCTTTGCATGCATTTGATTATGACAAATTAGATAGCAAAAATATTTTAGTAAGACGTGGAAAATCAGGAGAAGAGCTTGTTACCTTAGATGGTGAGTCGCGCAAGCTGTCTGATGAAAATATTGTTATCACAAACGGCAGCGTTCCGGTTGCTTTAGCTGGCGTAATGGGTGGAGCAAATTCAGAAATCACAGACGGAACAACAACGGTTGCTTTAGAGTCTGCTTTATTTGATTCGTTAGCTGTGCGTAAAGCATCAAAAGAGTTTAACTTACGCAGTGAGTCTTCTAGCCGTTTTGAAAAAGGCATTAATCATGCAACAGTCGGTGAAGCAAGCGATGTGGCCGCGGCAATGATTGCGAATTTAGCTGGAGGAACAGTGGTATCAGGAAAAAGTATCGGTTCTGAATTAACGATTGAGGATGTTAAAGTGAGTGTAACAATTTCTCGGATTAATGATTATTTAGGAACTGAATTAGATCAAGCCACTGTTAGCGAAATTTTTGAATCATTAGGCTTTAGTTTTACATTGGAACAAGAAAAATATAATGTGACAATTCCTCCAAGACGTTGGGATATTACAATTGAAGCAGATTTAATTGAGGAAGTTGCGCGGATTTATGGCTATGATAATTTACCGTCTACTTTGCCTAAAGGGGAAACGGTTGCGGGGAGTTTAACAAGTGGTCAATTATTGGTTCGTAAAATCAAAAATGTATTAGAAGGTTGCGGAGCAAGTGAAGCAATCAGCTATGCACTGACTACAGAAGAAAAATCTCGTCAATTCATGATGAAAGAAAGCCAAACAACACGCTTGCAGTGGCCGATGAGCGAAGAACGTTCTGTTTTAAGAATGAACTTAATTTCAGGGTTGTTAGATGATGTGTCATACAATGTTGCTCGTAAAAATTCAACGGTTGCTCTTTACGAAATTGGTCGCGTATTTTACCAAGAAAATGATCCTCAAAAAGAACTTCCTCGTGAGGAAAACCATTTAGGTATTGCTTTATCTGGAAATCAAGCGATTAAGGACTGGCAAACGAAAGAAGAACCTGTAGATTTCTATACGCTTAAAGGAATATTGAACGTTTTATTTGAAGCTGTAGGTATTGAAGCGAAAATTTCGTACGAAGCAACGAAGGAAAACAAAGAACTACATCCAGGAAGAACTGCTTTGGTAAAATTGAATGAAACAGTGATCGGTTTTATTGGTCAAGTCCATCCAACCGTTGCTAAAGAATACGAAGTTCCAGAAACTTATGTAGCTGAATTAAATCTACAAGCAATCATAGAAGCTGAAAATGATGCTTTAGTCTATCAACAAATTTCAAAATTCCCAGCCATTTCAAGAGATATCGCTTTACTGGTTGACGAATCTGTAACGAATCAAACGTTAGTAGAAACGATCTCCAAGAATGCTGGAAAATTCTTGCAATCTATTCATTTATTTGATGTCTATCAAGGCGAGAATATTGCTGAAGGGAAAAAATCGATGGGGTATAGTCTAACTTTTGTAAATGCTGAAGCTACATTAGTTGATGAAGAAATCAACCAATCATTAGAAAAAGTAGAAAAAGCCTTGGTCGAACAATTTGATGTAACAATTAGATAA
- a CDS encoding amino acid ABC transporter permease: MSFPEQMSQLLTNNNLRFLFDGLKLTLYISFVSIILSTIFGTILAVLRNQKKGPFKFLASVYIEIVRNIPNLLWIYVIFLIFKIKSTPAGIVSFTVFTTAALAEIIRGGLNGVDNGQKEAARSQGFSQFQILWYIVLPQAIRNVLPAIVSQFVTVIKDTSFLYSVIALQELFGKSYILMGRYAQTEQVFMIYGLVAFMYFVINFSISQFSRWLSRNWV, encoded by the coding sequence ATGTCATTTCCAGAACAAATGAGTCAACTTTTGACCAATAATAATTTGCGCTTTTTATTTGATGGCTTGAAGCTTACTCTGTATATTTCTTTTGTATCTATTATTTTAAGCACGATTTTTGGTACGATACTCGCTGTATTGCGTAATCAAAAAAAGGGCCCATTCAAATTTTTGGCTAGCGTCTACATCGAAATTGTTCGTAACATCCCGAATCTATTATGGATTTATGTTATTTTCTTGATTTTCAAAATCAAATCGACGCCCGCAGGTATTGTAAGTTTTACTGTTTTTACAACCGCTGCCTTAGCTGAAATTATACGTGGTGGTTTAAACGGTGTCGATAACGGACAAAAAGAAGCTGCTCGCTCCCAAGGGTTTAGTCAATTTCAAATTCTTTGGTATATTGTTTTGCCTCAAGCGATTCGAAATGTCTTACCAGCAATTGTGTCTCAGTTTGTGACAGTAATTAAAGACACTAGTTTTTTATACTCTGTTATTGCCTTGCAAGAACTTTTCGGAAAATCCTATATTTTAATGGGGCGTTATGCACAAACTGAACAAGTTTTTATGATTTATGGTTTAGTCGCATTCATGTATTTTGTCATCAATTTTTCCATTTCTCAGTTTTCAAGATGGCTGTCTAGAAACTGGGTCTAA
- a CDS encoding amino acid ABC transporter permease translates to MFIIANTSPFAFYRWEALFKDWKLFSDAFFYTILLAVGSLLVAMLLGVFFGSLSAIKNKLLNIVSRIYVEFFQNTPLLIQFIVVYYGFPLVSPLLTFSTTTIAILCVGLYHGAYISEVVRSGIGAVPKGQFEAAYSQGFSYGKTMRYIVLPQAWRIMLPPLTNQIVNLIKNTSTVAIISGADIMFTANSWSSINLNYIPAFAVAGFLYFILCFPLANFARKLEENNKKAYSR, encoded by the coding sequence ATGTTTATTATAGCAAATACAAGCCCTTTTGCGTTTTATCGATGGGAAGCGCTGTTTAAAGATTGGAAACTTTTCAGCGATGCTTTCTTCTATACTATTCTATTAGCCGTCGGTTCGCTGCTCGTTGCCATGTTATTAGGTGTATTCTTCGGTAGTTTATCAGCTATTAAAAATAAACTGTTAAACATAGTCAGCCGAATTTACGTCGAATTTTTCCAGAACACGCCTTTATTGATCCAGTTTATTGTCGTTTATTATGGATTTCCTTTGGTTAGTCCACTGTTGACCTTCTCAACTACTACTATAGCAATTTTATGTGTCGGTCTTTATCACGGGGCATATATTTCAGAAGTCGTACGTTCTGGTATCGGAGCTGTTCCTAAAGGGCAATTTGAAGCGGCATATTCTCAAGGCTTTTCTTACGGTAAAACGATGCGTTACATCGTCTTGCCCCAAGCATGGCGAATCATGTTGCCTCCGTTGACGAATCAAATTGTTAACTTGATTAAAAACACATCGACTGTTGCAATCATTTCCGGTGCGGATATTATGTTTACTGCAAATAGTTGGTCTTCCATTAATTTAAATTATATTCCAGCTTTTGCTGTAGCGGGATTTTTGTACTTTATTTTATGCTTCCCGCTAGCTAACTTCGCTCGGAAATTAGAAGAAAATAATAAGAAAGCTTATAGTCGATAG
- a CDS encoding transporter substrate-binding domain-containing protein: MKKTKKLLSLFSLVLLLGLIVGCGESTDKDSTNSQSKGTTDIQKIKKAGVIKVGVKEDVPNFGYMNPDTKKNEGMEPDIARLIAKELTGSEDNVEFVGVTAKTRGPLLDNGELDMVIATFTITDERKETYHFTTPYYKDEVGFLVRKADKFTDTASLDGKTIGVIQSATTKEAIEKQAKELGISFKYQELGSYPELKTALTSKRIDAFSVDKSILTGYVDDRTEILKDGFSPQEYGIATKKANTELNDYLDKKIEDWQKDGTLEKIYKTWNLD; encoded by the coding sequence ATGAAAAAGACGAAAAAACTATTAAGCCTATTCTCACTTGTTTTGTTACTTGGATTAATCGTTGGATGCGGCGAGTCAACTGATAAAGATTCTACAAATTCTCAAAGCAAGGGCACAACTGATATTCAAAAAATAAAAAAGGCTGGAGTCATTAAAGTCGGCGTTAAAGAAGATGTCCCAAACTTTGGCTATATGAACCCTGACACGAAAAAAAATGAAGGAATGGAACCTGATATCGCAAGATTAATTGCAAAAGAATTAACTGGCAGTGAGGATAATGTAGAATTTGTTGGCGTAACGGCTAAAACACGTGGCCCGCTATTGGATAATGGTGAATTAGATATGGTAATCGCTACCTTTACAATCACGGATGAACGAAAAGAGACATACCATTTCACCACACCTTATTATAAAGACGAAGTTGGCTTTTTAGTAAGAAAAGCTGATAAATTTACAGATACTGCTAGCTTAGATGGTAAAACAATTGGTGTGATCCAATCAGCAACAACAAAAGAAGCGATTGAAAAACAAGCAAAAGAGCTAGGCATTAGCTTTAAATACCAAGAACTCGGCTCTTACCCTGAACTAAAAACAGCTTTAACTTCAAAAAGAATCGATGCTTTTTCTGTCGACAAATCTATTTTAACTGGCTACGTTGATGATCGTACAGAAATTTTAAAAGACGGCTTTTCCCCCCAAGAGTATGGCATCGCTACAAAAAAAGCGAATACCGAATTAAATGACTACTTGGATAAAAAAATCGAGGATTGGCAAAAAGACGGCACCTTAGAAAAAATTTACAAAACTTGGAATCTAGATTGA
- a CDS encoding amino acid ABC transporter ATP-binding protein, whose amino-acid sequence MILLEHVNKFFGDHHVLKDVSLHVNEGEKIVIIGPSGSGKSTLIRCINRLEKVSDGHIFIDGIDITEAKAPVQKVRQKVAMVFQSFNLYAHKNIIQNLTLAPIKVKGISKEEATKTGMEYLERVGLADKAHAYPAQLSGGQQQRVAIARALNMHPEIILFDEPTSALDPEMIQEVLDVMIDLSKQNITMICVTHEMGFARQVADKVIFMDDGQIIETGTPEHFFTSTQNERAKEFLSKIIHN is encoded by the coding sequence ATGATTTTATTAGAACATGTAAATAAGTTTTTTGGCGACCATCACGTCTTGAAAGATGTTTCTTTACACGTCAACGAAGGCGAAAAAATCGTTATCATCGGTCCTTCTGGCTCAGGAAAAAGTACCTTAATCCGTTGTATCAATCGTTTAGAAAAGGTCAGTGATGGACATATTTTTATAGATGGAATTGATATTACTGAAGCTAAAGCGCCTGTTCAAAAAGTACGCCAAAAAGTCGCTATGGTTTTCCAAAGTTTTAACTTATATGCTCATAAAAACATTATCCAAAATCTTACTTTGGCGCCAATCAAGGTCAAAGGAATCAGTAAAGAAGAGGCGACGAAGACTGGAATGGAGTATTTAGAACGCGTCGGTTTAGCCGACAAAGCCCATGCCTACCCTGCCCAACTTTCAGGTGGGCAACAACAACGAGTTGCCATTGCTAGAGCGCTAAATATGCATCCAGAAATCATCCTTTTTGATGAGCCGACTTCTGCCCTTGATCCAGAAATGATCCAGGAAGTTTTGGATGTCATGATCGATTTATCTAAGCAAAATATTACAATGATTTGCGTCACACATGAAATGGGCTTCGCACGACAAGTTGCTGATAAAGTTATTTTTATGGATGATGGACAAATCATCGAAACAGGCACGCCAGAACACTTTTTCACCAGCACACAAAATGAACGAGCAAAAGAGTTTTTGAGTAAAATTATCCATAATTAA
- the racE gene encoding glutamate racemase: MDLSNHEAIGFIDSGVGGLTVVKEALRQLPNERLIYLGDTARCPYGPRPAEQVVQFTWEMTNFLLKKNIKMLVIACNTATAVALEEIKEQLNIPVVGVILPGTRAALKATKKNRIGVIGTAGTIKSNAYEKALKSKAPNTFTTSLACPKFVPIVESNEFYSSVAKKIVSETLAPLQIKELDTLILGCTHYPLLRPLIQNVMGNQVKLIDSGAETVSEVSMLLDYFDIANTPLHDNEQHEFFTTGSAKMFKAIADDWLNLETIEIEHIRLGEVKHD, from the coding sequence ATTGACTTGAGTAACCATGAAGCAATAGGATTTATAGATTCCGGAGTCGGTGGACTTACGGTTGTAAAAGAAGCATTACGTCAGCTACCGAATGAACGGTTGATTTATCTTGGTGACACAGCGAGATGTCCATATGGTCCCAGACCAGCAGAACAAGTTGTTCAGTTCACTTGGGAAATGACTAATTTTCTTTTGAAGAAAAACATAAAAATGTTAGTGATTGCTTGTAACACAGCAACCGCGGTAGCATTAGAAGAGATTAAAGAGCAGTTAAATATTCCAGTTGTAGGTGTAATTTTGCCTGGAACTAGAGCGGCACTAAAAGCAACGAAAAAAAATCGTATTGGTGTTATTGGCACAGCAGGTACGATCAAAAGTAATGCTTACGAGAAGGCGTTAAAAAGTAAAGCACCTAATACGTTTACGACTAGTTTGGCGTGTCCAAAATTTGTTCCCATCGTTGAAAGTAATGAATTTTACTCGTCAGTGGCTAAAAAGATCGTTTCAGAAACACTAGCACCTTTGCAAATAAAAGAATTAGATACATTAATTTTAGGGTGTACCCATTATCCATTGTTACGTCCGTTAATACAAAATGTGATGGGCAATCAAGTGAAATTGATTGATTCTGGTGCTGAAACGGTAAGCGAAGTCAGCATGTTATTGGATTATTTTGATATTGCGAATACGCCTCTACATGACAATGAGCAACATGAATTTTTTACCACAGGATCAGCTAAAATGTTTAAAGCTATCGCTGATGATTGGTTGAATTTAGAAACAATCGAAATAGAACATATTAGATTAGGAGAAGTGAAGCATGATTAG
- the rph gene encoding ribonuclease PH, which translates to MIRHDGRQAKELRKIKIETNVYKHPEGSVVISFGDTTVICSATVEEKVPPFLRGAGTGWVTAEYSMLPRATNTRNIRESAKGKLTGRTMEIQRLIGRSLRAVIDLEKLGERSIIVDCDVVQADGGTRTASITGAFVAMKLAVDKMLQKGELTENPIKEYLAAVSAGILSDGNCVLDLDYVEDSAAAVDMNLVMTESGKFVELQGTGEEATFSGDELNALLFYGKTGIEHLIAYQKGAFIESSLEENRVSDEKTIVIATRNPGKAKEFSKLFGEKGYQVKTLLDYPELPDVQETGKTFEENARLKAETIAMLLKQPVLADDSGLIVDALDGMPGIFSARFAGEPTNNAANNAKLLHELTGVPKEKRTARFHCTLVFAAPNKESLVVEADWSGEIGTIPRGDNGFGYDPLFFIPEEQKTAAELSDERKNKISHRGKAVVKLKNQWEDWLNN; encoded by the coding sequence ATGATTAGACATGATGGCAGGCAAGCAAAAGAATTAAGAAAAATCAAAATAGAAACAAATGTCTACAAACACCCAGAAGGCTCAGTGGTCATTTCTTTTGGCGATACTACAGTGATTTGCTCAGCAACCGTGGAAGAAAAAGTGCCACCATTTTTAAGAGGCGCAGGAACAGGTTGGGTAACAGCTGAATATAGTATGTTGCCAAGAGCAACCAACACACGGAATATTCGTGAAAGCGCTAAAGGAAAACTAACGGGTAGGACCATGGAAATTCAACGGTTGATTGGTCGATCGTTAAGAGCGGTTATTGATTTAGAAAAATTGGGAGAAAGAAGTATCATTGTTGATTGTGATGTTGTTCAAGCGGATGGTGGTACTCGAACAGCAAGTATAACTGGTGCTTTTGTTGCAATGAAATTGGCAGTAGACAAGATGCTTCAAAAAGGAGAATTGACTGAAAATCCGATCAAAGAATACTTAGCAGCTGTAAGTGCTGGTATTTTAAGTGACGGAAATTGTGTACTTGATTTGGATTATGTAGAAGATTCAGCAGCAGCTGTTGATATGAATTTAGTAATGACTGAGTCTGGCAAATTTGTGGAGCTTCAAGGAACTGGAGAAGAAGCAACATTTTCAGGTGATGAGTTAAATGCCTTACTATTTTATGGAAAGACCGGTATTGAACATTTGATTGCTTATCAAAAAGGGGCGTTCATAGAATCTAGCCTTGAAGAAAATAGGGTTTCAGATGAGAAAACAATTGTGATTGCGACAAGAAATCCCGGAAAAGCGAAAGAATTCTCAAAACTATTTGGTGAAAAAGGCTATCAGGTAAAAACATTGCTGGATTATCCTGAATTGCCAGATGTTCAAGAAACAGGAAAAACATTTGAAGAAAATGCCCGGCTAAAAGCAGAAACGATTGCTATGCTTTTAAAGCAACCTGTATTAGCCGATGATTCAGGACTGATTGTTGATGCATTGGATGGCATGCCAGGAATTTTTTCTGCTCGTTTTGCAGGTGAACCTACAAATAATGCGGCAAATAATGCAAAATTACTCCATGAATTAACAGGAGTACCAAAAGAAAAGCGGACGGCTAGATTTCATTGTACCCTTGTTTTTGCAGCGCCGAACAAGGAAAGCTTAGTTGTAGAAGCGGATTGGTCAGGTGAAATAGGCACAATCCCAAGAGGAGATAACGGATTTGGTTATGACCCGCTCTTTTTTATACCAGAGGAACAAAAAACAGCTGCTGAACTTTCTGATGAGCGTAAAAATAAAATCAGCCATAGAGGAAAAGCCGTTGTAAAATTAAAAAATCAATGGGAAGATTGGTTGAACAATTAG
- a CDS encoding metallophosphoesterase, producing the protein MRYLVVSDNHGDRDVLVDLAQTYQGKVDRMFHCGDSELEPNDVLWTDFIVVGGNCDYDPKFPDTAVEIAGDDTIFMTHGHLANVRFGLTNLALQAESANANIALFGHTHEIGCEVQEHVLYLNPGSISQPRGAIQLKSYAIIESTSDTFEIQYYGRDHKPFKELHFIFNKK; encoded by the coding sequence ATGAGATATTTAGTAGTAAGTGATAATCATGGAGATCGTGACGTTTTAGTTGACTTAGCTCAAACCTATCAAGGAAAAGTAGACAGAATGTTTCATTGCGGCGATTCAGAGTTAGAGCCCAATGATGTATTGTGGACTGATTTTATTGTTGTAGGGGGAAATTGTGATTATGATCCAAAATTTCCAGATACAGCTGTAGAAATAGCTGGAGATGATACAATTTTTATGACTCATGGACATCTTGCAAATGTTCGTTTTGGTTTAACAAATCTAGCTTTACAAGCAGAATCTGCAAATGCTAATATTGCTTTATTTGGTCATACACATGAAATTGGTTGTGAGGTGCAAGAGCATGTTCTTTATCTAAATCCGGGAAGTATCAGTCAACCAAGAGGGGCAATCCAATTAAAATCATATGCGATTATTGAAAGTACATCGGATACATTTGAGATTCAGTATTACGGACGCGATCATAAACCATTTAAGGAATTGCATTTTATTTTCAATAAAAAATAG